A single Alosa sapidissima isolate fAloSap1 chromosome 17, fAloSap1.pri, whole genome shotgun sequence DNA region contains:
- the LOC121688457 gene encoding cytochrome b5 isoform X2, translated as MDYHQPQHLRCHNISGRGGSVSLLHPGGEEVLREQGGGDATESFEDVGHSTDAREMAKSMIVGQLHPDDWEKISKPPESLVTTVHETTSWWSNWLIPGLAAAIVTVMYRMYTPDE; from the exons ATGGATTATCATCAACCACAACATTTACGATGTCACAACATTTCTGGAAGAGGTGGGAGTGTTTCCTTGCTG CacccaggaggagaggaggttttGAGAGAGCAAGGTGGAGGTGATGCTACTGAGAGCTTTGAGGATGTTGGTCACTCCACAGATGCTCGCGAGATGGCCAAAAGCATGATCGTTGGACAGTTACATCCG gatGATTGGGAGAAAATCTCTAAACCTCCT GAGTCCCTTGTCACCACAGTTCATGAAACCACAAG CTGGTGGTCAAACTGGCTGATTCCAGGTCTTGCTGCAGCCATTGTGACGGTGATGTACCGTATGTACACGCCTGATGAGTGA
- the LOC121688457 gene encoding cytochrome b5 isoform X3, whose protein sequence is MDQDSTNDGGVRYYRLTDVEQRNSFKSTWIIINHNIYDVTTFLEEHPGGEEVLREQGGGDATESFEDVGHSTDAREMAKSMIVGQLHPLVVKLADSRSCCSHCDGDVPYVHA, encoded by the exons ATGGACCAAGACAGCACAAATGATGGCGGTGTACGATATTACCGACTGACAGACGTGGAGCAACGGAACTCTTTTAAGAGTACATGGATTATCATCAACCACAACATTTACGATGTCACAACATTTCTGGAAGAG CacccaggaggagaggaggttttGAGAGAGCAAGGTGGAGGTGATGCTACTGAGAGCTTTGAGGATGTTGGTCACTCCACAGATGCTCGCGAGATGGCCAAAAGCATGATCGTTGGACAGTTACATCCG CTGGTGGTCAAACTGGCTGATTCCAGGTCTTGCTGCAGCCATTGTGACGGTGATGTACCGTATGTACACGCCTGA
- the LOC121688457 gene encoding cytochrome b5 isoform X1: MDQDSTNDGGVRYYRLTDVEQRNSFKSTWIIINHNIYDVTTFLEEHPGGEEVLREQGGGDATESFEDVGHSTDAREMAKSMIVGQLHPDDWEKISKPPESLVTTVHETTSWWSNWLIPGLAAAIVTVMYRMYTPDE; this comes from the exons ATGGACCAAGACAGCACAAATGATGGCGGTGTACGATATTACCGACTGACAGACGTGGAGCAACGGAACTCTTTTAAGAGTACATGGATTATCATCAACCACAACATTTACGATGTCACAACATTTCTGGAAGAG CacccaggaggagaggaggttttGAGAGAGCAAGGTGGAGGTGATGCTACTGAGAGCTTTGAGGATGTTGGTCACTCCACAGATGCTCGCGAGATGGCCAAAAGCATGATCGTTGGACAGTTACATCCG gatGATTGGGAGAAAATCTCTAAACCTCCT GAGTCCCTTGTCACCACAGTTCATGAAACCACAAG CTGGTGGTCAAACTGGCTGATTCCAGGTCTTGCTGCAGCCATTGTGACGGTGATGTACCGTATGTACACGCCTGATGAGTGA